Below is a window of Humulus lupulus chromosome 2, drHumLupu1.1, whole genome shotgun sequence DNA.
TGGAAGGTGTCAGCTATGGTGTTCCTTTTTTATGCTGGCCTTACTTTGCTGACCAGTTTATCAACCAGAGCTATATTTGTGATGTTTGGAGAACTGGGTTGGGGTTTGATCGAGATAAAAGTGGGGTCATCACCCGAGATGAGATAAGAATTAAGGTCGAGAGAGTGATAAATGATGAAGAAATGAAAGAAAGAGCCTTGCGTTTCAAGGAAATGGCTGCTAATATTGTTGATGAAGGTGGAAGCTCTAACAAGAATTTCAGGGACTTCGTTGAATGGGTGaaatcataaaataaataaataaataaaatcgaTGATGATGATGTCAATAAACTGCAAATTCCTAAACAAACAAACCGAGAATCTTATGATGATAGTAACTAGGTGGATTTCTTTAAAAGAGTTTCCTAAAATATTTAGTTATTCTTTACTCTGCAATATTATTGGAAAAAGAGCTATTAGTATGTTAAGATGTTCATAATATAGCTTAATAATTTGCGTCTATGCTATATCAAGATGGCATTTACCTTTGAACCTCACGTCGTAAAACAAGTGTAAACAACATACCAATGACTCGTCATTGTTGTTCTTTTCAATCCTGTCCAATATTCAAAACAAGAAGGCTACATTATTTTAAGCTTGAATTCATGATCCAGACAGCACAAAGGGGTACTTGATCCCTCCGACTAGACActcaaaattataaattaatatatgaagccattttcttctccttttctttttgtaTTTCTTCATAagctccaagaaaatcctaaaacCTTATATTTGTGATTTTCAGTACTATGATCTATCACAGGAATAGAGAATGGAGCCACTGAGTAAAAAGCAAAACTGAAAATGAACGTGAGAAACTATGCTAAATGTAAAGAAGGAAATATCAAACAAGAAAAATGCAGGTAAGACAATAGAAAATAGACAAATATAACCAAAAATAGGAAAAAAGAAGAGACAAAATGAGCGATTCCCCCACATTTTGGATTCAAGTAACATTTCTAGCAATGGCACCTTGAGTAACCCCGCAGCACAGGCCCCAACTCCCTCTATATAAACATCTTAAATATATGCTCAGAAACCATAAGCAGAAACATCAAACTATACAGATAAGTGAAAGCAGAAAATGGGGATCCCACATATTTTAGCCATCCCTTTTCCAGCACAAGGTCATGTAATTCCCTTGATGGAATTGTGTCAATGCTTAGTCAATCAGGGCTGCAAAGTCACATTCGTGAACACAGACTATAATCACAAGAGGGTCATCAATGCAATGTCAAGCCCAAGTCATATTGGGGATCAAATTCATATGGTTTCCATTCCAGATGGAATGGAACCCTGGGAAGACAGGAATGATATAGGGAAACTGTTGAAAGCAACTCAAAGAGTCATGCGTGCAAAGCTGGAGGAACTCATAACAATGATCAACGAATCAGAAGATTACAATATCACTTGTGTCCTTGCAGATGAGACGCTCGGGTGGGCTCTGGAAGCAGCCGAGAAGATGAATATCCAGCGAGCTGTTTTCTGGCCTGCAGCGGCTGCTGTATTGGCCCTGTCGTTTAGTATCCCAAAGCTGATTGATGACGGAATTATTAACACCAAAGGTGAGGTTTGCAACACTACAAAATACTAAAAATTAATCCAACATGCTTCAACTTCAAAtaatgagagaaaaaaaatactaataaatgatttttaaaaataaaagggcATTACCTAATCTTACCTCATAAAACCCAACAAGTCGTTCAACTACGTTTATTCTTTTGGCAGGAGTTCTACTGAAAAACCAAATGATTCAGCTGGCACCAATGATGCCCACCACGAAGACAGAGAACTTGGTTTGGGCATGCATTGGTGATGCAACCACACAGAGAATCGTATTCGAAACCTTGTCTCGAAACAACCAGACTGTAAAACTGGCAGACTGGATTCTTTGCAACTCGGCAATAGACCTTGAGCCAGCAGCCTTCGCCTTGGCTCCAGAGATTATACCAATCGGCCCAATGTTGGCGAGTACTCGGCTAGGCATTTCATCAGGCAACTTCTGGGCAGAAGACCTCACCTGTTTAGAATGGCTCGATCAACAGCTACCGAGTTCAGTAATCTACATTGCATTTGGAAGCTTCACAGTTTTTGACAAGATACAGTTCCATGAATTGGCCCTTGGGCTTGAAATCTCCAAGAGACCATTCCTCTGGGTCGTGAGAGAAGACATAGGAGACAAGACGAACCACGCTTACCCAGATGGTTTTCTTGACAGAGTAAAGTCCCGTGGGAAAATAGTGAATTGGGCACCTCAGCAGAAGGTTCTGGGTCACCCTTCTATTGCTTTCTTCTTAACCCACTGTGGTTGGAACTCCACGTTGGAAGGTATCAGCAATGGTGTCCCTTTCCTGTGCTGGCCGTACTTCGCAGACCAGTTCCTCAACGAAAGCTATATATGCGATGTCTGGAATGTaggagagagatttgagagagacGAGGAAAGTGGGATTATCAAACAAGGAGAGATAAAGAAGAAGGTGGAGCAGGTTGTGGGAGATGAAAAGTTCAAAAGCAATGCTTTGAATCTCAAAGAGTTGGCCATGAACAATGTCATGCAAGGTGGCCAATCTGATATTGTCTTTAA
It encodes the following:
- the LOC133817903 gene encoding UDP-glycosyltransferase 83A1-like; its protein translation is MGIPHILAIPFPAQGHVIPLMELCQCLVNQGCKVTFVNTDYNHKRVINAMSSPSHIGDQIHMVSIPDGMEPWEDRNDIGKLLKATQRVMRAKLEELITMINESEDYNITCVLADETLGWALEAAEKMNIQRAVFWPAAAAVLALSFSIPKLIDDGIINTKGVLLKNQMIQLAPMMPTTKTENLVWACIGDATTQRIVFETLSRNNQTVKLADWILCNSAIDLEPAAFALAPEIIPIGPMLASTRLGISSGNFWAEDLTCLEWLDQQLPSSVIYIAFGSFTVFDKIQFHELALGLEISKRPFLWVVREDIGDKTNHAYPDGFLDRVKSRGKIVNWAPQQKVLGHPSIAFFLTHCGWNSTLEGISNGVPFLCWPYFADQFLNESYICDVWNVGERFERDEESGIIKQGEIKKKVEQVVGDEKFKSNALNLKELAMNNVMQGGQSDIVFNNFIDWLQS